In a single window of the Verrucomicrobiaceae bacterium genome:
- a CDS encoding M15 family metallopeptidase, translating into MRTKRTIANLGSLNKKALAKFEPFLAKAEAVMATKGVAIEVISGLRSWSAQAALYAQGRTKHGRIVTKARPGSSWHNYGLAIDLGLFKNGLYLDEKRPGEADRLYAEIGRIAAKHGVEWAGNWKSFQETPHFQVTFGLSISSARVKMESVNYDIQRLV; encoded by the coding sequence ATGAGAACAAAACGAACCATCGCAAACCTCGGCAGCCTCAACAAGAAAGCCCTCGCTAAATTCGAGCCATTCCTCGCGAAGGCTGAAGCGGTCATGGCGACTAAAGGCGTGGCCATCGAAGTCATTTCCGGCCTGCGCTCATGGTCGGCCCAAGCTGCTCTGTATGCACAGGGCAGGACAAAACATGGGCGCATCGTCACGAAGGCTAGACCCGGCAGCTCATGGCACAACTACGGCCTCGCCATCGACCTAGGCCTTTTCAAAAACGGCCTCTACCTTGACGAGAAACGTCCCGGCGAGGCTGACAGGCTCTACGCCGAGATTGGCCGGATCGCCGCAAAGCATGGTGTCGAGTGGGCCGGTAACTGGAAGTCATTCCAGGAGACGCCCCATTTCCAAGTCACCTTCGGGCTTTCGATTTCATCCGCGAGGGTAAAGATGGAGAGCGTAAACTACGACATTCAGCGGCTCGTTTGA
- a CDS encoding c-type cytochrome: protein MGAEFMARLKNRLHDKDDLESQARAWLHANCAHCHRRHGGGSVPLMVNADLPTAETMLLDEKPVRGDLGLTDARVIAPGKPHQSVLLARIARSGSGHMPMIGAREVDQRSFQLLWDWIAAGSDSPPAPATLQTPSDALLTLRGGAGDAAHAKHPNPEIACYFERFVPFEQRIKTLGMNVDTKKLLSVKGDAQRGAALFSMTGKLATCMACHILNGSGRDFGPDLSKVGARLTPEQILQSLQKPSLAIAKGYETWMITLKDGSVQTGFIVNPGEGDVTLKLPTGQPLIIPRAQIRSQKAQPTSLMPEGLLQTMTEQEAADVLTFLSSLK, encoded by the coding sequence CACGGCTGAAAAACCGGCTCCATGACAAGGACGATCTGGAATCCCAGGCCCGTGCCTGGCTGCACGCCAACTGCGCCCACTGCCATCGCCGCCACGGCGGTGGTAGCGTGCCACTCATGGTCAATGCGGATCTACCCACCGCAGAGACGATGCTGCTCGATGAAAAACCAGTGCGCGGCGATCTCGGCCTCACCGATGCCCGCGTTATCGCACCCGGAAAGCCTCACCAAAGCGTGCTCCTAGCCCGTATCGCCCGCAGCGGCAGCGGTCACATGCCCATGATCGGTGCCCGTGAGGTGGATCAGCGCAGCTTTCAGCTCCTATGGGACTGGATCGCCGCAGGTAGCGACTCGCCGCCTGCACCAGCCACGCTGCAGACGCCCAGTGACGCTCTGCTCACGCTGCGCGGTGGCGCAGGAGATGCCGCACATGCCAAGCATCCGAATCCAGAAATCGCCTGCTATTTTGAGCGCTTCGTGCCCTTTGAGCAGCGCATCAAGACTCTCGGCATGAATGTGGATACGAAAAAACTCCTCTCGGTGAAAGGCGATGCGCAGCGTGGTGCCGCCCTGTTCAGCATGACGGGTAAACTGGCCACCTGCATGGCCTGTCACATCCTCAACGGCTCTGGCCGCGATTTTGGCCCTGATCTGAGCAAGGTCGGCGCACGACTCACGCCTGAGCAAATCCTACAAAGCCTGCAAAAGCCCTCTCTAGCCATCGCAAAAGGCTATGAGACATGGATGATCACGCTGAAAGACGGCAGCGTGCAGACGGGCTTCATCGTGAACCCTGGTGAAGGCGATGTGACGCTGAAACTGCCCACGGGGCAGCCACTTATCATTCCCCGCGCTCAAATTCGCAGCCAAAAGGCCCAACCCACCTCTCTGATGCCGGAGGGGCTGCTCCAGACCATGACGGAGCAGGAGGCCGCTGATGTGCTCACCTTTTTGAGCAGCCTCAAGTAA
- a CDS encoding DUF1353 domain-containing protein encodes MKRPAEFLTDPRFEDVTTGDETQKLRLLEPLHVYSAVLDREIIVPVGFVFEESIPTFLYSLSRPRGDSKRAACVHDWLYVNHGHRMPSGVVITVTRRQADDVYYELLRLKGVNPVRAWTRWLALRIAGGHAWAT; translated from the coding sequence ATGAAACGACCAGCCGAGTTTCTAACCGATCCTCGATTTGAGGATGTGACGACTGGCGACGAGACCCAAAAGTTGCGACTGTTGGAGCCTCTGCATGTTTACTCGGCAGTTCTCGACCGTGAGATAATCGTGCCTGTCGGCTTTGTCTTTGAGGAGTCGATTCCTACTTTCCTCTACTCGCTCTCCCGTCCTCGTGGTGACTCCAAAAGGGCCGCGTGCGTGCACGATTGGCTCTACGTCAATCACGGGCACCGCATGCCTAGCGGCGTGGTCATTACCGTGACTCGTCGCCAAGCGGACGATGTATACTACGAGCTTCTAAGACTCAAAGGAGTCAACCCCGTCCGTGCATGGACTCGCTGGCTCGCGCTCCGCATCGCAGGTGGCCACGCTTGGGCCACCTGA